The proteins below come from a single Micropterus dolomieu isolate WLL.071019.BEF.003 ecotype Adirondacks linkage group LG05, ASM2129224v1, whole genome shotgun sequence genomic window:
- the rorca gene encoding RAR-related orphan receptor C a isoform X2, with protein MRAQIEVIPCKICGDKSSGIHYGVITCEGCKGFFRRSQQNNAMYSCSRQRNCLIDRTNRNRCQHCRLQKCLALGMSRDAVKFGRMSKKQRDSLYAEVQKHQRSQECAGLGVREENSDATDHGRTYRRGSSATLSDLEDITTLPEGLLFDLPLTPEDAGGDYCNLDMLGGSAGSSSSSQSSPEQTSLDFVDVSHSIKHEYQLLHDSGLFSHAIFNPLPEGCSLHEIERLTQSVVKSHIETSQYGTEELKRMAWTLYSPEETRSYQTKSAEVMWQQCAIHITNAIQYVVEFAKRISGFMDLCQNDQIILLKAGCMDVLLIRMCRAYNPINNTLFFDGKFATAQLFKALGCDDLVNAVFDLAKSLSRIQMSEEEMALFSAAVLLSPDRPWLTDVQKIQKLQEKVYVALQRCLQREGASEEKLAKMVSKLPIMKSICNLHIDKLEFFRLVHPETAYTFPPLYREVFGSEITFPDSTEG; from the exons ATGAGAG ctcaaATAGAGGTGATTCCCTGTAAAATCTGTGGGGACAAATCCTCCGGGATCCACTATGGTGTCATCACATGTGAAGGCTGCAAG GGTTTCTTTCGACGCAGCCAGCAGAACAATGCTATGTACTCCTGCTCACGACAGAGGAACTGTCTTATTGACCGGACCAACCGTAACCGCTGTCAGCACTGCAGACTGCAGAAATGTCTTGCTCTGGGCATGAGCCGTGATG CGGTCAAGTTTGGTCGGATGTCCAAAAAGCAACGTGACAGCCTGTATGCAGAAGTCCAGAAACACCAGCGATCCCAGGAGTGTGCGGGCCTGGGTGTCCGCGAGGAGAATAGTGACGCGACTGATCACGGCCGCACCTACAGAAGAGGCTCCAGCGCCACGCTCAGCGATCTGGAGGACATTACCACGCTGCCCGAAGGCCTGCTTTTCGACCTGCCGCTGACCCCAGAGGATGCAGGGGGAGACTACTGTAACCTGGACATGCTGGGCGGCAGTGCAGGCAGCAGCTCATCCTCGCAGAGCTCACCAGAACAGACCAGCTTGGACTTTGTAGACGTCAGCCACAGCATCAAGCATGAGTACCAGCTGTTGCATGACTCTGGACTCTTCTCACATGCTATCTTCAACCCGCTGCCTGAGGGCTGCTCCCTGCATGAGATAG AGCGTTTAACTCAGAGCGTGGTGAAGTCCCATATTGAGACGAGCCAGTACGGTACTGAGGAGCTGAAGAGAATGGCGTGGACCTTGTATAGCCCAGAAGAGACACGCTCATACCAGACCAAG TCAGCTGAGGTGATGTGGCAACAATGTGCCATTCACATCACCAATGCAATCCAGTATGTGGTAGAGTTTGCCAAGCGCATTTCTGGCTTCATGGACCTCTGTCAGAACGATCAGATTATCCTCCTCAAAGCAG GCTGCATGGATGTTCTTCTGATCCGTATGTGTCGGGCCTACAACCCCATCAATAACACATTATTCTTTGACGGAAAGTTTGCCACTGCTCAGCTGTTCAAAGCTCTTG GCTGTGACGACCTTGTGAATGCAGTGTTTGACTTAGCTAAAAGCCTGAGCCGTATCCAGATGTCTGAGGAAGAGATGGCTCTCTTCagtgctgctgtgctgctctcacCAG ACCGTCCCTGGCTGACAGATGTTCAGAAGATACAGAAGTTGCAGGAGAAAGTCTACGTGGCTCTGCAGCGCTGCCTACAAAGAGAGGGAGCATCAGAAGAGAAACTAGCTAAG ATGGTGTCTAAGCTTCCCATAATGAAGTCCATTTGCAACCTTCACATCGACAAACTGGAGTTTTTCCGCCTGGTTCACCCTGAGACAGCGTATACCTTTCCTCCTCTGTATAGGGAGGTTTTTGGCAGTGAAATCACCTTCCCAGACTCCACAGAGGGCTAG
- the rorca gene encoding RAR-related orphan receptor C a isoform X1: MSGNKEKCPSQFPRAKAQIEVIPCKICGDKSSGIHYGVITCEGCKGFFRRSQQNNAMYSCSRQRNCLIDRTNRNRCQHCRLQKCLALGMSRDAVKFGRMSKKQRDSLYAEVQKHQRSQECAGLGVREENSDATDHGRTYRRGSSATLSDLEDITTLPEGLLFDLPLTPEDAGGDYCNLDMLGGSAGSSSSSQSSPEQTSLDFVDVSHSIKHEYQLLHDSGLFSHAIFNPLPEGCSLHEIERLTQSVVKSHIETSQYGTEELKRMAWTLYSPEETRSYQTKSAEVMWQQCAIHITNAIQYVVEFAKRISGFMDLCQNDQIILLKAGCMDVLLIRMCRAYNPINNTLFFDGKFATAQLFKALGCDDLVNAVFDLAKSLSRIQMSEEEMALFSAAVLLSPDRPWLTDVQKIQKLQEKVYVALQRCLQREGASEEKLAKMVSKLPIMKSICNLHIDKLEFFRLVHPETAYTFPPLYREVFGSEITFPDSTEG, encoded by the exons ATGTcaggaaataaagaaaaatgtccatcacagtttcccagagccAAAG ctcaaATAGAGGTGATTCCCTGTAAAATCTGTGGGGACAAATCCTCCGGGATCCACTATGGTGTCATCACATGTGAAGGCTGCAAG GGTTTCTTTCGACGCAGCCAGCAGAACAATGCTATGTACTCCTGCTCACGACAGAGGAACTGTCTTATTGACCGGACCAACCGTAACCGCTGTCAGCACTGCAGACTGCAGAAATGTCTTGCTCTGGGCATGAGCCGTGATG CGGTCAAGTTTGGTCGGATGTCCAAAAAGCAACGTGACAGCCTGTATGCAGAAGTCCAGAAACACCAGCGATCCCAGGAGTGTGCGGGCCTGGGTGTCCGCGAGGAGAATAGTGACGCGACTGATCACGGCCGCACCTACAGAAGAGGCTCCAGCGCCACGCTCAGCGATCTGGAGGACATTACCACGCTGCCCGAAGGCCTGCTTTTCGACCTGCCGCTGACCCCAGAGGATGCAGGGGGAGACTACTGTAACCTGGACATGCTGGGCGGCAGTGCAGGCAGCAGCTCATCCTCGCAGAGCTCACCAGAACAGACCAGCTTGGACTTTGTAGACGTCAGCCACAGCATCAAGCATGAGTACCAGCTGTTGCATGACTCTGGACTCTTCTCACATGCTATCTTCAACCCGCTGCCTGAGGGCTGCTCCCTGCATGAGATAG AGCGTTTAACTCAGAGCGTGGTGAAGTCCCATATTGAGACGAGCCAGTACGGTACTGAGGAGCTGAAGAGAATGGCGTGGACCTTGTATAGCCCAGAAGAGACACGCTCATACCAGACCAAG TCAGCTGAGGTGATGTGGCAACAATGTGCCATTCACATCACCAATGCAATCCAGTATGTGGTAGAGTTTGCCAAGCGCATTTCTGGCTTCATGGACCTCTGTCAGAACGATCAGATTATCCTCCTCAAAGCAG GCTGCATGGATGTTCTTCTGATCCGTATGTGTCGGGCCTACAACCCCATCAATAACACATTATTCTTTGACGGAAAGTTTGCCACTGCTCAGCTGTTCAAAGCTCTTG GCTGTGACGACCTTGTGAATGCAGTGTTTGACTTAGCTAAAAGCCTGAGCCGTATCCAGATGTCTGAGGAAGAGATGGCTCTCTTCagtgctgctgtgctgctctcacCAG ACCGTCCCTGGCTGACAGATGTTCAGAAGATACAGAAGTTGCAGGAGAAAGTCTACGTGGCTCTGCAGCGCTGCCTACAAAGAGAGGGAGCATCAGAAGAGAAACTAGCTAAG ATGGTGTCTAAGCTTCCCATAATGAAGTCCATTTGCAACCTTCACATCGACAAACTGGAGTTTTTCCGCCTGGTTCACCCTGAGACAGCGTATACCTTTCCTCCTCTGTATAGGGAGGTTTTTGGCAGTGAAATCACCTTCCCAGACTCCACAGAGGGCTAG